The following are encoded in a window of Nibricoccus aquaticus genomic DNA:
- a CDS encoding sigma-54-dependent transcriptional regulator: MPDAPALPPGCEILLLEDDPVLRKRLAAHLATLGAEISTASSLAEARRLLADLRFDFALLDLHLPDGESIELLREKAFSENTGVVVMTAFGGVKKAVEAMRLGAGAYLAKPFEAEELPLAFLRCRALRQSERRDQYRAGPTTASGDTSELFFGHSLAPITAQLDRILATERRLEKNLPPILIEGETGTGKSALARWIHQRGPRAARPFIAINCAALPDTLVESELFGHERGAFTDAKTARLGLFEAADGGTLFLDEISALTPATQAKVLTAVEEGRIRRLGSNKETAIDTRLLAASNRPLADLVEAKLFREDLYHRLNLLHLALPPLRERGSDLLALARHLLKRLATRHRRPALTLTPDAEARLLAQPWRGNIRELAHELERAVIFTPSDTLDFSHLAAASSSSSTATSWRNPAWRLPESGFTLDAVTDALIAESLRETNGNVSAAARRLGVTREFLRYRLAGEKPASAATPPAGDQPPA, encoded by the coding sequence ATGCCCGACGCCCCCGCCCTCCCCCCCGGCTGCGAAATCCTCCTCCTCGAAGACGACCCCGTCCTCCGCAAACGCCTCGCCGCCCATCTCGCCACCCTCGGCGCCGAGATCTCCACCGCCTCCTCCCTCGCCGAAGCCCGCCGCCTCCTCGCCGACCTCCGCTTCGACTTCGCACTCCTCGACCTCCACCTCCCCGACGGCGAAAGCATCGAACTCCTCCGCGAAAAAGCCTTCTCCGAAAACACCGGCGTCGTCGTCATGACCGCCTTCGGCGGCGTCAAAAAAGCCGTCGAAGCCATGCGCCTCGGCGCAGGCGCCTACCTCGCCAAACCCTTCGAAGCCGAAGAACTCCCCCTCGCCTTCCTCCGCTGCCGCGCCCTCCGTCAGTCCGAACGCCGCGACCAGTACCGCGCTGGCCCCACCACCGCCAGCGGCGACACGAGCGAACTTTTTTTCGGCCACAGCCTCGCGCCCATCACCGCCCAGCTCGACCGGATCCTCGCCACCGAACGCCGCCTCGAAAAAAATCTCCCGCCCATCCTCATCGAGGGCGAAACCGGCACCGGCAAAAGCGCCCTCGCCCGCTGGATTCATCAACGCGGCCCCCGCGCCGCGCGGCCGTTCATAGCCATCAACTGCGCTGCGCTTCCCGATACTCTCGTCGAATCCGAACTCTTCGGCCACGAACGCGGCGCCTTCACCGACGCCAAGACCGCCCGCCTCGGCCTCTTCGAAGCCGCCGACGGCGGCACCCTCTTCCTCGACGAAATCAGCGCCCTCACTCCCGCCACGCAGGCCAAAGTTCTCACCGCTGTCGAAGAAGGCCGGATACGCCGCCTCGGTTCCAACAAAGAAACCGCGATCGATACCCGCCTCCTCGCCGCCAGCAACCGCCCGCTCGCTGACTTGGTCGAAGCGAAACTCTTCCGCGAAGATCTCTACCACCGCCTCAACCTCCTCCACCTCGCGCTCCCCCCTCTCCGCGAACGCGGTTCGGATCTCCTCGCGCTCGCCCGCCATCTCCTCAAGCGCCTCGCCACCCGCCACCGCCGTCCCGCGCTCACCCTCACGCCCGACGCCGAAGCCCGCCTCCTCGCCCAACCGTGGCGCGGCAACATCCGCGAACTCGCCCACGAACTCGAACGCGCCGTCATCTTCACCCCGTCTGACACCCTCGACTTCTCCCACCTCGCCGCCGCGTCCTCCTCTTCATCCACCGCCACGAGCTGGCGCAACCCCGCCTGGCGCCTCCCCGAATCCGGCTTCACCCTCGACGCCGTGACCGATGCCCTCATCGCCGAGTCCCTCCGAGAAACCAACGGCAACGTCTCCGCCGCCGCCCGCCGCCTCGGCGTCACCCGCGAATTCCTCCGCTAT
- a CDS encoding inorganic phosphate transporter — translation MTLLLLVLFAALVFEYINGFHDTANSIATVVSTKVLTPRQAIMLATFFNLIGALAGTAVAKTIGGGLIDTSFVTIPAVLCALSGAIVWNIFTWWLGLPSSSSHALIGGLCGSALAAAHGNWGVLKWSYIDAKGASAGLWPKVVMPMILSPLAGFIIGALIMYILYAALRKATPRFVNKTFGKLQLVSAAWMGFSHGSNDAQKTMGIIALALFTGTKAGTLDNLPEWLSFLRTPTFDIHLWVVILCALTMAAGTAAGGWRIIKTMGHKMVKLQPVHGFAAETTAAAIIGVASHIGIPLSTTHVISTSIMGVGATKRFSAVKWGIVGRMVWAWILTIPICGFIGYSLMRLAHFAD, via the coding sequence ATGACGCTCCTCCTGCTCGTCCTCTTCGCCGCCTTGGTGTTTGAATACATCAACGGCTTCCACGACACCGCCAACTCCATCGCCACCGTCGTCTCGACCAAAGTCCTGACGCCCCGCCAGGCGATCATGCTGGCCACCTTCTTCAACTTGATCGGCGCCCTCGCCGGCACCGCCGTCGCCAAAACCATCGGCGGCGGCCTGATCGACACCAGCTTCGTCACCATCCCCGCCGTCCTTTGCGCTCTCTCGGGAGCCATCGTCTGGAATATTTTCACCTGGTGGCTCGGCCTTCCCTCCAGCTCAAGCCACGCCCTCATCGGCGGCCTCTGCGGCTCCGCTCTCGCCGCCGCTCACGGCAACTGGGGTGTGCTCAAATGGTCGTACATCGACGCCAAAGGCGCTTCCGCCGGCCTCTGGCCCAAAGTCGTCATGCCCATGATCCTGTCACCGCTCGCCGGCTTCATCATCGGCGCGCTGATCATGTACATCCTCTACGCCGCCCTGCGCAAAGCCACCCCGCGCTTCGTCAACAAAACCTTCGGCAAACTCCAGCTCGTCTCCGCCGCCTGGATGGGTTTCAGCCACGGCAGCAACGACGCGCAAAAAACCATGGGCATCATCGCCCTCGCCCTCTTCACCGGTACCAAAGCAGGCACACTCGACAACCTCCCCGAGTGGCTCTCCTTCCTGCGCACACCCACCTTCGATATTCACCTCTGGGTCGTGATCCTCTGCGCCCTCACCATGGCCGCCGGCACCGCCGCCGGCGGCTGGCGCATCATCAAGACGATGGGCCATAAAATGGTGAAACTTCAGCCCGTCCACGGCTTCGCCGCCGAGACCACCGCCGCCGCCATCATCGGCGTCGCCTCCCACATCGGTATCCCTCTTTCCACGACGCACGTCATCTCCACCTCCATCATGGGCGTAGGTGCCACCAAACGCTTCAGCGCCGTTAAATGGGGCATCGTCGGCCGCATGGTCTGGGCCTGGATTCTCACCATCCCCATCTGCGGCTTCATCGGCTATAGCCTGATGCGTCTCGCCCACTTCGCCGACTAG
- a CDS encoding DUF47 domain-containing protein, giving the protein MISLQKLFGKDQKFYDLLEASAEEALTSTKLLANYLQRIESYRSAGDLDDFIQSRRKDKKITSLITEELCKTFVTPLEREDIEALSNTLYRIPKTVEKLVERISIYPGKLPREAFVRQAELLGKAAEAVVFMVKQLRKGAQMEQIGEANTRLQFAEGEADKQLLLAIKDLYNGPYDAKETVILQDLLEMMEKSIDRCRDAGNVVFQIVLKYS; this is encoded by the coding sequence ATGATCTCGCTCCAGAAACTCTTCGGCAAAGACCAGAAGTTCTACGACCTCCTCGAAGCCAGCGCCGAGGAAGCACTCACCAGCACCAAGCTCCTCGCCAACTACCTCCAGCGGATCGAGTCCTACCGCAGCGCCGGCGACCTCGACGACTTCATCCAAAGCCGTCGCAAAGACAAAAAAATCACCAGCCTCATCACCGAGGAACTCTGCAAAACCTTCGTCACCCCCCTCGAACGCGAGGACATCGAGGCCCTCTCCAACACTCTCTACCGCATCCCCAAGACCGTCGAGAAACTCGTCGAACGCATCTCCATCTATCCCGGCAAACTCCCCCGCGAAGCCTTCGTCCGCCAGGCCGAACTCCTCGGCAAAGCCGCCGAAGCCGTCGTCTTCATGGTCAAACAACTCCGCAAGGGCGCCCAGATGGAGCAGATCGGCGAAGCCAACACCCGTCTCCAGTTCGCCGAGGGCGAGGCCGACAAACAACTCCTCCTCGCCATCAAGGATCTCTACAACGGCCCCTACGACGCCAAGGAAACCGTCATCCTCCAGGACCTCCTCGAAATGATGGAGAAGTCCATCGACCGCTGCCGCGACGCCGGTAACGTCGTCTTCCAGATCGTCCTCAAATACTCGTAA
- a CDS encoding ElyC/SanA/YdcF family protein: protein MFFWPKKILTLFFLPLHFALMAGTLGLIFLHLRRREKLARLLLTAAILALALFSNKGVSQLLLAPLESHYPAIPELNAASPSASESSALPPDLAACRYILVLGGGHARSPTLSRINQLSTASLSRLTEAIRILRHLPPDSRLVVSGHDGDENISHAQVIAEAAISLGVPADRIVRFDQTRDTHDEALALRALAGDAPSALVTSAWHMPRAMKLCQATGLRPIACPADFMLKPEPRTGWEFFNFEIGSLERSTKAIHEYLGLLWSTLRGQT from the coding sequence ATGTTCTTCTGGCCGAAAAAAATCCTCACCCTCTTTTTTCTCCCCCTCCACTTCGCCCTCATGGCGGGCACCCTCGGCCTCATTTTCCTCCACCTCCGCCGCCGCGAAAAACTCGCCCGCCTCCTCCTCACCGCCGCCATCCTCGCCCTCGCCCTCTTCTCCAATAAAGGCGTCTCCCAGCTCCTCCTCGCCCCTCTCGAATCCCACTACCCCGCCATCCCCGAGCTCAACGCCGCCTCTCCATCCGCTTCCGAATCCTCCGCGCTCCCCCCCGACCTCGCCGCCTGCCGCTACATCCTCGTCCTCGGCGGTGGCCACGCTCGCAGCCCCACCCTCTCCCGCATCAACCAGCTCAGCACCGCCTCTCTCTCCCGCCTCACCGAGGCCATCCGCATCCTCCGCCACCTCCCGCCCGATTCCCGCCTCGTCGTCTCCGGCCACGACGGCGACGAAAACATCTCCCACGCCCAGGTCATCGCCGAAGCCGCCATCTCCCTCGGCGTCCCCGCCGACCGCATTGTCCGCTTCGACCAAACCCGCGACACCCACGACGAAGCCCTCGCCCTCCGCGCCCTCGCCGGCGACGCGCCCTCCGCCCTCGTCACCTCCGCCTGGCACATGCCCCGCGCCATGAAACTCTGCCAAGCCACCGGCTTGCGCCCCATCGCCTGCCCCGCCGACTTCATGCTCAAACCTGAACCGCGCACCGGCTGGGAATTTTTCAACTTCGAGATCGGCTCCCTCGAACGCAGCACCAAAGCCATCCACGAATACCTCGGCCTCCTCTGGTCCACCCTCCGCGGCCAGACCTGA
- a CDS encoding glycosyltransferase family 4 protein, with amino-acid sequence MKLVVLAQTPPPVHGQSLMVQTLVDGLPAYGIEVHHVNLALSTDAADIGRFRWGKLFALLAACFRVYRIRRKLGRTAFYYVPAPAKRGALYRDWIAMILCRPLEGALVLHWHAVGLGRWLDVHANFLERAITRLLLGRADLSLVLADSLATDPINLDAKNTLILPNGIPDPGEPPPRERRNPAEPCKILYLGLCSEEKGLFELIDAVLHAHARQPGSFHLTIAGSFPSEAEEIKFRQLSAPLGTAVRYVGFNGEHAKNVLLREADVFCFPTHYPHEGQPLVLMEALAHDLPIVTTRWRAIPSMLPAAHTWIVEPGRPALLAAALLEARSSPRPAGASRRFFLENYTADIHLASLAAALRTTQRDPTARAEGQE; translated from the coding sequence ATGAAACTTGTCGTCCTAGCCCAGACCCCGCCGCCCGTGCATGGCCAGAGCCTCATGGTGCAAACCCTCGTGGACGGCCTGCCCGCCTACGGCATTGAGGTCCACCACGTGAACCTCGCCCTCTCCACCGACGCCGCCGACATAGGCCGCTTCCGCTGGGGAAAACTCTTCGCCCTCCTCGCCGCCTGCTTCCGCGTCTACCGCATCCGCCGCAAACTCGGCCGCACCGCCTTCTACTACGTCCCCGCCCCCGCCAAACGCGGCGCCCTCTACCGCGACTGGATCGCCATGATCCTCTGCCGCCCCCTCGAAGGCGCCCTCGTCCTCCACTGGCACGCCGTCGGCCTCGGCCGCTGGCTCGATGTCCACGCCAACTTCCTCGAACGCGCCATCACCCGCCTGCTCCTCGGCCGCGCCGACCTCTCCCTCGTCCTCGCCGACTCCCTCGCCACCGACCCCATCAACCTCGACGCGAAAAATACCCTCATCCTCCCCAACGGCATCCCCGACCCCGGCGAGCCGCCCCCGCGCGAACGCCGCAACCCCGCTGAGCCCTGCAAAATCCTCTACCTCGGCCTCTGCTCCGAAGAAAAAGGCCTCTTCGAACTCATCGACGCCGTCCTCCACGCCCACGCCCGCCAGCCCGGCAGCTTCCACCTCACCATCGCCGGCAGCTTCCCCTCCGAAGCGGAGGAAATAAAATTCCGCCAGCTCTCCGCCCCCCTCGGCACCGCCGTCCGCTACGTCGGCTTCAACGGCGAACACGCCAAAAATGTTCTCCTCCGCGAAGCCGATGTATTCTGTTTCCCCACACACTACCCGCACGAAGGCCAGCCCCTCGTCCTCATGGAAGCCCTCGCCCACGACCTCCCCATCGTGACGACCCGCTGGCGCGCCATCCCCTCGATGCTCCCCGCCGCCCACACCTGGATCGTCGAACCCGGCCGCCCCGCCCTCCTCGCCGCCGCCTTGCTCGAAGCCCGCTCCTCTCCCCGCCCCGCCGGAGCCTCCCGCCGCTTCTTCCTGGAAAACTACACGGCCGACATCCACCTCGCCTCCCTCGCCGCCGCCCTCCGCACCACCCAACGCGACCCCACCGCCCGCGCCGAAGGCCAGGAATAA
- a CDS encoding exosortase/archaeosortase family protein: MSNPLKKSLNGWWPVVVCVLVGAAVFHFFGNATRGYIDTRSLFVWWGTQWFDAASELEHAPLVVIVAAWLFWRNVREASREEAKGAKVGVDGWALGAMCGGLGLHLAGYAVQQTRVSIVGLLIFAWGVLALAGGRRWAKAAVFPLGFLLLAVPAGFLDALGVGFYLRLGVTESVYQIANAVGVDVVRNGTQLFAPDGRYQYDVAAACSGIRSLMAIVALALLVAYLNFRSVWARAVVVGASLPGVFLGNLARVLMVVIVGEWRGHEAGETLHAWSGFVVFAVVLGLLLGLVSWMKRGVEKSEGGRGKGERAEAEGIVVAGKERTTRRSSFQGKSKGGWWVAGGVVAVAVGVVWMTVRIDRLPVRSLAGVKVEASGVNPVELPDFVEGRWGGRAEAVTAVEREMLPPDTGYSRKTYARLGRAQEQVFFSIVLSGKDRTSIHRPELCLVGQGWTIRGSERRELRLAGGAVRGGAGGEVAGEKIEVTLLRIEREAVAADGTRTVVPAFFVYWFAGSDAVVATHRGMLWRGAMDRLRNGRADRWAYVVAQTLSTDGEAAAWARIEEVAGRVWGEARTR, encoded by the coding sequence ATGAGTAATCCTTTGAAGAAATCGCTGAACGGCTGGTGGCCGGTGGTGGTTTGTGTGCTTGTGGGGGCGGCGGTGTTTCACTTTTTCGGGAATGCGACGCGGGGGTATATCGATACGCGGTCGTTGTTCGTGTGGTGGGGGACGCAATGGTTCGATGCGGCGTCGGAGCTGGAGCATGCGCCGCTCGTGGTGATCGTGGCGGCGTGGTTGTTTTGGCGGAATGTGCGGGAGGCGTCTCGCGAAGAAGCGAAGGGGGCGAAGGTGGGAGTGGATGGGTGGGCTTTGGGGGCGATGTGTGGGGGGCTCGGGCTGCATCTGGCGGGGTACGCGGTGCAGCAGACGCGGGTGTCGATTGTGGGGCTGCTGATTTTTGCGTGGGGTGTGCTGGCGCTGGCGGGCGGGCGGCGGTGGGCGAAGGCGGCGGTATTTCCTCTGGGGTTTTTGCTGCTGGCGGTGCCGGCGGGATTTTTGGATGCGCTCGGCGTGGGGTTTTATCTGCGGCTCGGGGTGACGGAGAGCGTTTACCAGATCGCGAATGCGGTGGGCGTGGACGTGGTGAGGAACGGGACGCAGTTGTTCGCGCCGGACGGGCGGTATCAGTACGACGTGGCGGCGGCGTGTTCGGGGATACGGTCGCTGATGGCGATCGTGGCGCTGGCGTTGCTGGTGGCGTATTTGAATTTTCGATCCGTGTGGGCGCGGGCGGTCGTGGTGGGGGCGAGTCTGCCGGGGGTGTTTTTGGGGAATCTGGCGCGGGTGTTGATGGTGGTGATCGTGGGCGAGTGGCGGGGGCATGAGGCGGGCGAGACGCTGCATGCGTGGTCGGGGTTTGTGGTGTTTGCGGTGGTGCTGGGGTTGTTGCTGGGGCTGGTGAGTTGGATGAAGCGGGGCGTGGAGAAGAGTGAAGGGGGAAGGGGGAAGGGGGAACGGGCGGAGGCGGAGGGGATCGTTGTGGCTGGAAAGGAACGGACGACACGGAGGTCGTCCTTCCAGGGGAAAAGCAAAGGCGGGTGGTGGGTTGCGGGCGGAGTTGTGGCCGTGGCGGTGGGTGTGGTGTGGATGACGGTGCGGATCGACCGGTTGCCGGTGCGGAGTTTGGCGGGGGTGAAGGTGGAGGCGTCGGGCGTGAATCCGGTGGAGTTGCCGGACTTCGTGGAAGGACGCTGGGGCGGGCGGGCGGAGGCGGTGACGGCGGTGGAGCGGGAGATGTTGCCTCCGGATACTGGATACTCGCGGAAGACTTATGCGCGGTTGGGGCGGGCGCAGGAGCAGGTTTTCTTTTCGATCGTGCTCAGCGGAAAGGACCGGACATCGATTCACCGGCCGGAGCTATGTCTCGTGGGACAGGGGTGGACGATTCGCGGGAGCGAGCGGCGGGAGTTGCGGCTGGCGGGCGGAGCGGTGCGCGGCGGGGCTGGTGGTGAGGTCGCGGGCGAAAAAATTGAGGTGACGCTGCTCAGGATCGAGCGGGAGGCGGTGGCGGCGGATGGGACGCGGACGGTGGTGCCGGCGTTTTTTGTCTATTGGTTTGCTGGGAGCGATGCAGTGGTGGCGACGCATCGCGGGATGCTTTGGCGCGGGGCGATGGACCGGTTGCGGAACGGGCGGGCGGATCGCTGGGCGTATGTGGTGGCGCAGACGCTATCGACGGATGGCGAAGCGGCGGCTTGGGCGCGGATCGAGGAGGTGGCGGGGCGAGTTTGGGGTGAGGCGAGAACGAGGTGA